A genomic region of Leptolyngbya sp. NIES-2104 contains the following coding sequences:
- a CDS encoding DUF2808 domain-containing protein, producing MKRFLRNSVVSIALTSGSFVLPAEAVQVRGTTYFVSPPRLVEASSTQNYVYAWSATYYFTLDVLENAGVPLQRVTIAQNEGADRVRFNLKETEAFDGGSRSNTRIGLGDVTQDDKTKAIKVNFNPPVPPGKRVTIALSPYQNPSIGGVYLFGVTAFPQGEPAYGQFLGFGRISIYDRGSVFFGPFLR from the coding sequence ATGAAACGCTTTCTTCGTAATTCGGTGGTGTCGATCGCTTTAACTTCAGGTTCGTTTGTTCTTCCAGCCGAAGCCGTTCAAGTTCGCGGGACGACTTACTTTGTGTCTCCACCTCGACTGGTTGAGGCTTCCAGCACTCAGAACTATGTTTATGCTTGGAGTGCAACGTATTACTTTACGTTAGATGTTCTAGAGAATGCGGGAGTGCCCTTACAGCGAGTGACGATCGCTCAAAATGAAGGAGCCGATCGGGTTCGCTTCAATCTCAAAGAAACTGAAGCGTTTGATGGCGGTAGTCGCTCTAATACCCGGATCGGTCTGGGCGATGTCACTCAAGATGACAAAACGAAAGCAATTAAGGTGAACTTCAATCCACCCGTTCCACCGGGAAAACGAGTCACGATCGCATTGTCACCCTATCAAAATCCAAGTATTGGTGGTGTTTATCTTTTTGGCGTGACCGCGTTTCCGCAAGGTGAGCCAGCTTATGGGCAGTTTCTTGGGTTCGGACGGATTTCCATCTACGATCGAGGTTCGGTCTTTTTCGGACCGTTTCTCCGCTAA
- a CDS encoding DUF3326 domain-containing protein, which produces MTRPYTVGLIIPTGIGAAIGGYAGDALPVARAIAQVADRLITHPNVLNGAQLYWNIPNALYVEGYGLDQFAAGHWGLLPERSNRIGLILDRGIEPDLQLRHLQVADAARATLGLNLTDYIVTDQPLNVTLKTAKSGATWGTIEHPDSLLRAAEKLIQIGGADVIAVVARFPDDPDSEALQNYRHGQGVDHLAGAEAVISHLIVRTFRVPCAHAPALSPLPLDPNLSPRSAAEELGYTFLPCVLVGLSRAPRFTEFPNPHAIWADEVDALIIPASACGGSATLSLSQTKTRIIAVEENHTKIQVPPEALGMRSTIVKSYLEAIGVLICDRAGINAAALSPEITSIQSQFLGT; this is translated from the coding sequence GTGACTAGACCCTACACAGTTGGATTAATTATTCCAACGGGAATCGGAGCGGCGATCGGAGGTTATGCGGGCGATGCGCTTCCGGTTGCTCGCGCGATCGCTCAAGTTGCCGATCGATTAATCACGCATCCAAATGTGCTCAATGGCGCACAACTTTATTGGAATATTCCGAATGCGCTCTATGTTGAAGGCTACGGATTAGATCAATTCGCGGCAGGACATTGGGGATTGTTGCCGGAACGATCGAATCGAATTGGATTGATTCTCGATCGTGGCATTGAGCCAGATTTGCAACTGAGACATTTACAAGTCGCGGATGCTGCTAGAGCCACTTTAGGACTGAATCTAACCGATTACATCGTGACAGATCAGCCGTTGAATGTGACGTTAAAAACGGCAAAATCCGGAGCGACTTGGGGCACGATCGAACATCCAGATAGTTTACTCAGAGCGGCTGAGAAATTAATCCAAATCGGGGGAGCCGATGTGATCGCAGTCGTTGCCCGATTTCCTGACGATCCAGACAGCGAAGCGCTACAAAACTATAGACATGGACAAGGTGTGGATCATTTAGCGGGTGCCGAAGCTGTGATTAGTCATTTAATTGTCCGAACGTTTCGGGTTCCTTGCGCTCATGCTCCCGCTTTGTCACCGTTACCGCTTGATCCAAATCTATCTCCTCGATCGGCTGCCGAGGAACTAGGGTATACCTTTCTACCTTGTGTCTTAGTCGGTTTAAGTCGCGCTCCTCGATTTACTGAGTTTCCAAATCCTCATGCGATTTGGGCAGATGAGGTTGATGCTTTAATCATTCCCGCTTCGGCTTGTGGGGGAAGTGCGACCTTAAGTTTGAGCCAAACGAAGACACGAATTATTGCTGTTGAAGAGAATCATACGAAGATACAAGTTCCACCGGAAGCATTGGGAATGCGATCGACGATCGTAAAGTCTTATCTCGAAGCGATCGGCGTTTTGATTTGCGATCGTGCGGGGATCAATGCTGCGGCTTTAAGTCCGGAAATTACCTCGATTCAGTCCCAATTTTTAGGAACTTGA
- the gltD gene encoding glutamate synthase small subunit, translating into MGKPTGFIEFLRELPSELTPLDRIHNWDEFHLPMPEENLRTQGARCMDCGIPFCHTGTLISGMASGCPINNLIPEWNDLIYRGLWKEALDRLHKTNNFPEFTGRVCPAPCEGSCVLGMHNPPVTIKNIEYSIVDKGWQEGWITPEPPEKRTGKRVAIVGSGPAGLCAAAQLNKAGHWVTVYERADRPGGLLMYGIPNMKLDKEKVVMRRLNVLETEGVKFVCNTEIGKDISAEDLLKNHDAVVLCTGATKPRDLSIEGRQLKGIHFAMDFLTANTQSVLDQTNPELSAEGKDIVIIGGGDTGTDCVGTSIRHGCNSVVQLEILPQPPAERAPNNPWPEYPKVYKMDYGQEEAAAKFGADPRAYLQTATKFEGDENGNVKAIHTVEVHWERNEQGQFIPKHVPGTEKIIPAQLVLLAMGFLGPEQPLLDAMGLDRDARSNIKSEYGKYTTSIPGVFAAGDCRRGQSLVVWAFNEGRGAARECDRYLMGETDLP; encoded by the coding sequence ATGGGAAAACCAACCGGATTCATCGAATTTCTCCGCGAACTACCATCTGAACTAACCCCGCTCGATCGCATTCACAACTGGGACGAATTCCACCTCCCGATGCCCGAAGAAAATCTCCGCACTCAGGGCGCTCGCTGTATGGATTGCGGCATCCCGTTCTGTCATACTGGAACTCTCATCAGCGGTATGGCAAGCGGTTGCCCGATTAACAATCTGATTCCTGAATGGAACGATTTGATCTATCGCGGACTGTGGAAAGAAGCCCTCGATCGCTTACACAAAACCAACAATTTCCCCGAATTTACCGGGCGAGTCTGTCCCGCTCCCTGTGAAGGCTCTTGTGTTCTCGGAATGCACAATCCGCCTGTGACGATCAAAAACATTGAATACTCGATCGTGGATAAAGGCTGGCAAGAAGGCTGGATCACCCCAGAACCACCAGAGAAACGAACTGGGAAAAGAGTCGCGATCGTGGGTTCAGGTCCTGCTGGACTCTGTGCAGCGGCTCAATTGAACAAAGCGGGACATTGGGTAACAGTCTACGAACGTGCCGATCGTCCCGGTGGATTGCTGATGTATGGCATTCCAAACATGAAGCTCGACAAAGAAAAAGTTGTGATGCGGCGCTTGAATGTTCTCGAAACTGAGGGTGTAAAGTTTGTTTGCAACACTGAGATTGGCAAAGATATCTCCGCTGAGGACTTATTGAAAAACCATGATGCGGTCGTGCTTTGTACCGGAGCAACCAAGCCGCGTGATTTGTCGATCGAAGGTCGTCAACTCAAAGGCATCCACTTTGCAATGGATTTTCTCACTGCAAATACTCAATCAGTATTAGACCAAACAAATCCCGAACTTTCCGCTGAAGGAAAAGACATCGTGATTATTGGCGGTGGTGATACTGGAACTGACTGTGTTGGAACTTCAATTCGACATGGCTGTAATAGTGTTGTGCAATTGGAAATTCTGCCTCAACCGCCCGCAGAACGCGCTCCGAACAATCCTTGGCCCGAGTATCCCAAAGTCTACAAAATGGACTACGGACAAGAAGAAGCTGCCGCCAAATTTGGTGCTGACCCACGAGCTTATCTACAAACAGCAACGAAATTTGAAGGGGACGAAAACGGGAATGTGAAAGCGATTCACACCGTCGAGGTTCATTGGGAACGCAACGAGCAGGGACAATTCATTCCGAAGCACGTTCCAGGCACAGAGAAAATCATTCCCGCACAATTGGTTCTGTTGGCAATGGGCTTTTTAGGTCCTGAGCAACCGTTACTCGACGCAATGGGACTCGATCGAGATGCCCGCAGCAACATCAAATCCGAATACGGCAAGTACACAACCAGCATTCCAGGTGTGTTTGCAGCGGGGGATTGCCGACGCGGACAAAGCTTAGTTGTCTGGGCATTCAATGAAGGTCGAGGCGCTGCGCGAGAATGCGATCGCTATCTCATGGGCGAAACCGATTTGCCTTAA
- a CDS encoding CPBP family intramembrane glutamic endopeptidase yields the protein MAEQIPDTPEMQPLTRVQVLIAMGVTAIVLLVISKVWLHFSSVPLLAVRFSVPALLQGVGLGIGISVASAIVYRVWGEYRRSADQYLAMVLKPLLLPDILWLGLLPGMSEELLFRGVMLPEVGLDFIGVLISSLCFGVLHMSNLKQWSYVVWASIVGIALGMSAVWTGNLLVPIVAHVLTNLVSGAIWKFSDRP from the coding sequence GTGGCAGAACAAATTCCTGATACTCCGGAGATGCAGCCACTCACCCGTGTCCAAGTTCTGATCGCGATGGGTGTGACTGCGATTGTCTTGTTAGTGATTTCCAAAGTCTGGTTACATTTCAGTTCTGTTCCGCTGCTGGCGGTGCGGTTCTCGGTTCCTGCGCTGCTTCAAGGGGTCGGTCTGGGTATTGGAATTTCGGTTGCAAGTGCGATCGTTTACCGCGTTTGGGGCGAGTACCGCAGAAGTGCTGATCAGTATCTCGCAATGGTGCTTAAACCGTTGTTGCTCCCTGATATTCTCTGGCTTGGATTGTTACCCGGAATGAGCGAGGAATTGCTGTTTCGAGGGGTGATGCTGCCGGAAGTTGGACTAGATTTTATCGGGGTCTTGATTTCTAGTCTCTGTTTCGGGGTGCTGCACATGAGCAATCTAAAACAATGGTCTTATGTGGTCTGGGCATCGATCGTCGGAATTGCGCTTGGAATGAGTGCGGTATGGACAGGGAATTTACTTGTGCCGATCGTGGCTCATGTTCTGACGAATCTTGTGTCTGGGGCGATTTGGAAATTTAGCGATCGACCTTAA
- a CDS encoding TMEM165/GDT1 family protein, translated as MDWRLLGISFVTVFLAELGDKSQLAAIALSSDCRKPTKAIFLGTVAALILASLIGVVLGEGTAQLLPTKWTKIVAAIGFAILAVRLLLFGEKEEITE; from the coding sequence ATGGACTGGCGACTTTTAGGAATCAGCTTTGTGACGGTGTTTTTGGCGGAGTTGGGAGATAAAAGTCAGCTTGCCGCGATCGCACTTAGCAGTGATTGTCGGAAGCCGACGAAAGCAATTTTTCTGGGAACCGTTGCGGCTCTAATTCTCGCAAGTTTGATCGGGGTTGTGTTGGGAGAAGGAACGGCGCAATTGTTACCGACGAAATGGACAAAGATTGTTGCCGCGATCGGCTTTGCGATTCTTGCCGTTCGATTACTTTTGTTTGGCGAGAAAGAAGAAATCACGGAATAG
- a CDS encoding TMEM165/GDT1 family protein codes for MSSTNLPVTETQELLILEQTQPAKAKSSFLSVFGSTFITIFLAELGDKTQIATLLMSAQSHAPWTVFAGAASALVATSLVGVLVGRWLCQNVSPKTLEKATGGILLLVSVLLVLDVVGM; via the coding sequence ATGTCTTCCACCAACCTACCCGTTACTGAAACCCAGGAATTGCTGATTCTCGAACAGACCCAACCCGCAAAAGCGAAATCAAGTTTCCTGAGTGTGTTCGGCTCGACGTTTATCACCATTTTTCTCGCAGAACTCGGAGACAAAACCCAGATCGCGACTTTATTAATGAGTGCTCAGTCTCATGCACCCTGGACTGTGTTTGCGGGTGCGGCTTCTGCGCTGGTGGCGACGAGCTTGGTCGGTGTGCTGGTTGGACGCTGGTTGTGTCAGAACGTTTCACCGAAGACTTTAGAGAAAGCGACGGGCGGAATTTTGCTTCTGGTGTCGGTCTTGTTAGTTCTAGACGTGGTGGGGATGTAG
- a CDS encoding 2Fe-2S iron-sulfur cluster-binding protein, translating into MANTYTVEILHQGQTHTIEVPENQTILEVANEEQGLDLPVSCTAGVCTTCAALITEGTVDQADGMGVSTELQAQGYALLCVAYPRSNIKLVTEKEEEVYKQQFGKQG; encoded by the coding sequence ATGGCGAATACATACACGGTTGAAATCCTGCATCAAGGACAAACTCACACGATCGAGGTTCCTGAAAACCAAACAATTCTCGAAGTTGCAAACGAGGAGCAAGGTTTAGATTTACCCGTTTCTTGTACTGCGGGTGTTTGTACAACCTGCGCTGCATTAATTACAGAAGGTACAGTCGATCAAGCTGACGGAATGGGTGTCAGCACAGAGCTTCAGGCTCAAGGATATGCACTTCTCTGTGTGGCTTATCCGCGATCAAACATTAAACTTGTGACTGAAAAAGAAGAAGAAGTGTACAAGCAACAATTCGGAAAGCAGGGATGA
- the gltB gene encoding glutamate synthase large subunit, which yields MTRYGLPAKQGLYDPQFEHDACGVGFIVQMKGKVSHAIVQQALTILANLEHRGACGAETNTGDGAGILMQVPHRFFQKVAADLNIALPDAGQYGVAMIYSSPDRTSREAGRREFERIVAEEGQKILGWRDVPTNNSTLGETAKLSEPFMQQAIVGRSADLIDDLAFERKLYIIRKRSHSAIRSTGIDAYWYPASISCRTIVYKGMLMPLQVGEYYPDLSDPDLESALGLVHSRFSTNTFPSWERSHPYRYIAHNGEINTLRGNINWMNARQALFESDLFGDDLRKAQPVINIDGSDSTIFDNALELLTLSGRSLPHAVMMMIPEPWTAHESMTAERKAFYKYHSCLMEPWDGPASIAFTNGRMMGAVLDRNGLRPSRYYVTKDDFVIMASEAGVLPVAPENVALKGRLEPGRMFLVDMEQGRIVSDEEIKEEISTAHPYQEWLDQNMVGLADFQDAPETPQTDLKTVLQRQLAFGYTFEELRLLMAPMAKDGVEATGAMGADTPLAVLSDRPKLLYDYFKQLFAQVTNPPIDSIREEIITSAETTIGSERNLLKPEPESCHLIELKTPILGNEDLAKLKHINEQGFKSIVLSIVFDPKSGVTGLEQSIDTLCKQADEAIESGVNILILSDRSVNAQNAPIPALLAVSGLHHHLIRAGTRTKVGLVLESGEPREVHHFAMLIGYGCGAINPYLAFETMDSMIAQGSVVGVDYKTACKNYIKAVTKGVIKVASKIGISTIQSYRGAQIFEAIGLNHSVVDRYFTWTASRVEGADLEVITKEALLRHHHAFPDRATNGHTLDVGGEYQWRKEGEAHLFSPQTIHTLQRAVREGNYDLFKQYAALVNEQNQQHFTLRGLLQFKQREPVPVEEVEPIEAIMRRFKTGAMSYGSISQEAHEALAIAMNRIGGKSNTGEGGEDPDRYTWTNEQGDSKNSAIKQVASGRFGVTSLYLSQARELQIKMAQGAKPGEGGQLPGRKVYPWIAKVRHSTPGVGLISPPPHHDIYSIEDLAELIHDLKNANRAARISVKLVSEVGVGTIAAGVAKAHADVVLISGYDGGTGASPQTSIKHAGLPWELGLAETHQTLVLNNLRSRIVVETDGQMKTGRDVVMAALLGAEEFGFATAPLVTLGCIMMRVCHLNTCPVGIATQDPNLRESFTGAPQNTVNFMRFIAQEVRELMAQLGFRSLNEMVGRTDVLEPKQAIDHWKAKGLDFSKILYQPNVDPSVGLYCQIPQDHGLEKSLDLSVLLELCRDAIEHGKPVKATLPIQNTNRVVGTILGNEITKRHWNGLPEETVHLHFKGSAGQSFGAFVPKGVTLELEGDANDYVGKGLSGGKIIVYPSKKSTFKASENIIIGNVAFYGATKGEAYISGIAGERFCVRNSGVNTVVEGVGDHGCEYMTGGSVVVLGRTGRNFAAGMSGGTAYIYDEAGDFATRCNTQMVAIEAFDDPEDIAIVRQMIQNHANLTQSDKAKELLEHWDEVRSRFVKVMPKDYKRVLQALKRAEQSGLSGDDALSAAFEENVRDVARVGGS from the coding sequence ATGACTAGATACGGACTGCCCGCGAAGCAAGGTTTGTATGATCCGCAGTTCGAGCATGATGCCTGTGGGGTCGGGTTTATCGTGCAGATGAAAGGAAAAGTGTCTCACGCGATCGTGCAACAAGCGCTTACCATTCTGGCGAACTTGGAGCACAGAGGCGCTTGTGGTGCAGAAACGAATACGGGAGACGGAGCGGGCATCTTAATGCAGGTTCCGCATCGATTTTTTCAAAAAGTTGCAGCAGATTTAAACATTGCGCTTCCCGATGCAGGACAGTACGGGGTGGCAATGATTTATTCGTCTCCCGATCGCACGTCTCGTGAGGCTGGACGGCGCGAATTCGAGAGAATTGTGGCAGAAGAGGGACAAAAGATTCTCGGTTGGCGCGATGTTCCGACGAACAATTCGACTTTGGGCGAAACGGCAAAATTGAGCGAACCGTTTATGCAGCAAGCGATCGTCGGTCGTTCTGCGGATTTGATCGATGATTTGGCTTTTGAGCGAAAGCTGTACATTATTCGCAAGCGATCGCATAGTGCCATCCGTTCGACTGGGATTGATGCGTATTGGTATCCTGCCAGCATTTCTTGCCGCACGATCGTCTACAAAGGGATGTTAATGCCGCTGCAAGTTGGGGAATATTATCCCGACTTGAGCGATCCCGATTTAGAAAGTGCTTTGGGTTTGGTGCATTCTCGCTTTAGTACGAACACATTCCCAAGCTGGGAGCGATCGCATCCGTATCGCTACATTGCTCACAACGGCGAAATCAATACGTTGCGCGGCAACATTAACTGGATGAATGCGCGACAAGCTTTGTTTGAATCTGATTTATTTGGTGACGATTTAAGAAAAGCTCAACCTGTCATTAACATTGACGGCAGTGATTCCACGATTTTTGATAATGCTTTAGAACTGTTGACGTTATCCGGTCGATCGCTGCCTCATGCGGTGATGATGATGATCCCGGAACCGTGGACAGCGCATGAATCGATGACCGCAGAGCGCAAAGCATTTTACAAGTATCATTCTTGTTTGATGGAGCCTTGGGATGGTCCAGCCTCGATCGCATTTACCAACGGTCGAATGATGGGAGCAGTGCTCGATCGCAATGGTTTACGCCCGTCGCGCTACTATGTCACGAAAGATGATTTTGTGATCATGGCATCGGAAGCAGGAGTCTTACCTGTGGCTCCTGAGAATGTCGCTCTGAAGGGACGCTTAGAACCAGGGCGAATGTTCTTGGTCGATATGGAGCAAGGTCGAATTGTCTCGGATGAAGAGATTAAGGAAGAAATTTCTACGGCTCATCCGTATCAGGAATGGCTTGATCAAAATATGGTCGGATTGGCAGATTTCCAAGACGCACCAGAGACACCGCAAACTGATCTCAAAACCGTCCTTCAAAGACAACTTGCATTTGGCTATACCTTTGAAGAGTTGCGATTGCTCATGGCTCCGATGGCAAAAGATGGAGTAGAAGCGACCGGAGCAATGGGAGCCGATACACCGTTAGCGGTGTTATCCGATCGACCAAAACTGCTTTATGACTATTTCAAGCAGTTGTTCGCTCAGGTGACAAACCCGCCGATCGATTCCATCCGTGAAGAGATTATTACTTCAGCAGAAACGACGATCGGATCAGAGCGGAATTTATTAAAGCCTGAACCCGAAAGCTGCCATTTGATCGAGCTAAAAACGCCGATTTTGGGCAATGAAGACCTCGCCAAACTGAAGCACATTAATGAGCAAGGCTTTAAATCGATCGTATTATCGATCGTGTTTGATCCGAAGTCTGGTGTAACTGGACTGGAACAATCGATCGATACTCTTTGTAAGCAAGCGGACGAAGCGATCGAATCGGGTGTGAACATTCTGATTTTGAGCGATCGTAGTGTGAATGCTCAAAATGCTCCAATTCCCGCGTTGCTGGCTGTTTCTGGCTTGCATCATCATTTGATCAGAGCAGGTACAAGAACGAAAGTCGGCTTAGTGCTTGAATCCGGTGAACCGCGTGAAGTGCATCACTTTGCCATGTTGATCGGCTATGGATGCGGTGCAATCAATCCGTATCTCGCTTTTGAAACAATGGATTCGATGATTGCTCAAGGTTCGGTCGTCGGTGTGGATTACAAAACGGCTTGTAAGAACTACATCAAAGCTGTCACCAAAGGCGTGATTAAAGTGGCTTCTAAGATTGGAATTTCTACAATCCAGAGCTATCGAGGAGCGCAGATCTTTGAAGCGATCGGGCTAAATCATTCGGTTGTCGATCGCTATTTCACTTGGACGGCTTCGCGCGTTGAAGGAGCCGATCTAGAAGTGATCACTAAAGAAGCCTTGCTCCGTCATCATCATGCGTTTCCCGATCGCGCCACCAACGGACATACGCTCGATGTCGGTGGTGAGTATCAATGGCGCAAAGAAGGGGAAGCACATCTATTCAGCCCGCAGACGATTCACACTCTTCAAAGAGCCGTTCGCGAAGGAAACTATGATCTGTTCAAGCAATATGCTGCTTTAGTAAATGAGCAAAATCAACAGCATTTCACGCTGCGCGGACTGTTACAGTTCAAACAACGCGAACCTGTTCCAGTTGAGGAAGTAGAGCCGATTGAAGCGATTATGCGTCGATTCAAAACGGGTGCAATGAGCTATGGATCGATTTCTCAAGAAGCCCATGAAGCTTTAGCGATCGCAATGAACCGCATCGGTGGCAAGTCCAACACCGGAGAAGGCGGCGAAGACCCAGATCGCTACACCTGGACAAACGAGCAAGGCGATTCTAAAAACAGTGCCATCAAACAGGTTGCTTCTGGTCGATTTGGTGTCACGAGCTTGTATCTATCGCAGGCGAGAGAACTTCAAATCAAAATGGCTCAAGGTGCAAAACCGGGAGAAGGCGGACAGTTGCCCGGTCGTAAGGTTTATCCTTGGATTGCGAAAGTTCGACATTCAACACCGGGTGTCGGCTTGATTTCGCCACCTCCACACCATGACATTTATTCGATCGAAGATCTCGCCGAACTAATCCACGATTTGAAAAACGCCAACCGAGCCGCCCGAATCAGCGTCAAATTGGTGTCAGAAGTTGGAGTCGGCACGATCGCAGCGGGAGTTGCAAAAGCTCATGCGGATGTGGTGTTAATTTCTGGCTATGACGGTGGAACGGGAGCATCTCCGCAAACCTCGATCAAACACGCGGGCTTGCCTTGGGAATTGGGATTAGCTGAGACGCATCAGACCTTGGTGTTGAACAATCTGCGATCGCGAATTGTCGTCGAAACCGATGGACAAATGAAAACTGGACGCGATGTAGTGATGGCTGCATTGCTCGGTGCAGAAGAGTTTGGATTTGCAACCGCACCTTTAGTTACTCTAGGCTGCATTATGATGCGCGTTTGCCATCTCAATACCTGTCCGGTTGGAATTGCAACCCAAGATCCGAATCTGCGCGAAAGCTTTACGGGTGCTCCACAGAATACGGTGAACTTTATGCGGTTCATCGCTCAAGAAGTTCGGGAACTGATGGCACAGCTTGGATTCCGAAGCTTAAATGAGATGGTCGGACGCACAGACGTTTTAGAACCAAAACAAGCGATCGACCATTGGAAAGCGAAAGGCTTAGATTTCTCTAAGATTCTCTATCAGCCGAATGTTGATCCGTCTGTTGGTTTGTACTGTCAAATTCCACAGGATCACGGCTTAGAAAAATCGCTTGATTTGTCTGTGCTCTTGGAGCTTTGTCGAGACGCGATCGAACACGGCAAGCCCGTGAAAGCGACTTTACCGATTCAAAACACCAATCGCGTCGTCGGAACCATTCTCGGCAACGAAATCACCAAACGCCACTGGAACGGATTGCCTGAAGAGACTGTTCATCTACATTTCAAAGGAAGTGCTGGACAAAGCTTTGGGGCATTCGTACCGAAAGGAGTCACTCTCGAACTCGAAGGCGATGCCAATGACTATGTAGGTAAAGGATTGAGCGGTGGAAAAATCATTGTTTATCCATCGAAAAAATCAACCTTCAAAGCCTCAGAAAACATCATTATCGGTAATGTTGCCTTTTATGGCGCAACGAAGGGAGAGGCTTACATTAGTGGTATCGCGGGTGAGCGCTTCTGTGTTCGCAACTCTGGAGTCAATACCGTTGTTGAAGGAGTTGGCGATCATGGCTGTGAATACATGACAGGTGGATCAGTCGTAGTACTGGGAAGAACTGGGCGCAACTTTGCAGCGGGAATGAGTGGCGGAACGGCTTATATCTATGATGAAGCAGGAGATTTTGCAACTCGGTGTAACACGCAAATGGTCGCGATCGAAGCCTTCGATGATCCAGAAGACATCGCGATCGTGCGTCAGATGATCCAAAACCACGCCAACTTAACCCAGAGCGACAAAGCGAAAGAACTCCTAGAACACTGGGACGAAGTGCGATCGCGTTTCGTGAAAGTCATGCCGAAAGACTACAAACGAGTGCTACAAGCGCTAAAACGAGCGGAACAATCCGGTTTAAGTGGCGATGACGCACTGTCGGCTGCCTTTGAAGAAAATGTGCGAGATGTAGCACGAGTAGGCGGCAGCTAA
- a CDS encoding YkgJ family cysteine cluster protein, with the protein MATWRCVKYCGACCNLDPSDRPDLEEYLNPEELHLYLSMVGEDGWCVNFNQMTRECTVYDNRPRFCRVTPETFEDMFGVGPEELNDFAIDCCREQIEAVYGDRSLELLKFEREIGV; encoded by the coding sequence ATGGCGACTTGGCGCTGTGTGAAATATTGTGGGGCTTGCTGCAATCTCGATCCAAGCGATCGACCTGACCTGGAAGAGTATCTCAACCCCGAAGAGCTTCACCTTTACCTGAGCATGGTGGGCGAAGATGGCTGGTGCGTCAATTTCAATCAAATGACGCGGGAATGCACGGTTTATGACAATCGACCTCGGTTCTGTCGCGTGACTCCTGAGACGTTTGAGGACATGTTTGGCGTGGGGCCGGAAGAATTGAATGATTTCGCGATCGACTGTTGCCGGGAACAAATTGAAGCCGTATATGGCGATCGCAGTTTAGAACTGTTGAAATTCGAGCGGGAAATCGGTGTCTAG
- a CDS encoding phenylpyruvate tautomerase MIF-related protein: protein MPLIKVQTSIENPDSTQVNNLLQQLSATLAKHTSKPESYVMTALESGVPMTFGGTTDPTCYIEVKSVGSMTPDQTKSMSQDFCQQIEQSLKIPVDRIYIEFTDAKGYLWGWNGTTFG, encoded by the coding sequence ATGCCCCTGATCAAAGTACAAACCTCGATCGAGAATCCCGATTCCACCCAAGTGAACAACCTCCTTCAGCAACTTTCTGCTACTCTCGCAAAACATACTAGCAAACCCGAATCCTATGTAATGACTGCCTTGGAATCTGGAGTCCCGATGACCTTTGGTGGCACAACTGACCCGACTTGTTACATCGAGGTCAAAAGCGTTGGCTCAATGACTCCAGACCAAACGAAATCAATGAGCCAGGATTTTTGTCAACAGATCGAGCAGTCTTTGAAAATTCCAGTCGATCGTATCTATATCGAGTTTACAGACGCAAAGGGGTATCTGTGGGGTTGGAATGGTACAACCTTCGGTTAG